CTTGTGGATTATTAGGAGGAAAAGATAGTTCAAAGCTATACTTCAAAGCATTTTGTTTCAGCCAGCGAAAAGCAGCAGTATTCGCAAATGTTTCTTCTACATTAGTTGCAGGAGCATTAGCGTCGCCAATATCGAGGGCATAACCTGTGTGATGCTCACTATAGCCAGGAGGTGCGCTAACTTCGGCTCTTGTAGTAGCATTCTGTGCTTTTTGCTCTTTAACTTTAAAAAATAGCTTTTCTTGATCTTTTGTACTCCGAAAAGCAGAAATAGCAGCTAAATTCACACCATCGGCTTTGGCAGCAGCCTGCATTTGCTGAAATTTTTTGGCAGCAGCAGGGCGCAACTTTAACCTATCGTCAACGGTGATTGGTACTAGTTCTGATTCTGGAGCAACGTCATAGGGTAAATGCCCTAATAAAGTTTCCTGACTAGATTTTGCTGTTGTCCCAGTTTTAGAGGAATTTTGTAGACTTGTTTGCTTATTTTTGGGTGAGATATTTTGTGCAGCAGGAGTTGGTTGTTGCTGGTTGTTTTTGCCTTTGAGTGTTGGTGATGCTGGTTTAGTAACAGGCTGGTTAACTGCCGTTGGAGTAGATTTATTGCCTAAAGAAATTAGAAACATTGATAATAAGCCCACTAATCCAAGGCAGGTAATAACCCCAAGAATTAAGGGTAAAGATAAAACAAAATTTGCTTGTTTAGGGCGGCTCTCTTCTCTTATAGCCTCTGGAATATCTATTTCATCCATAATTTGTTCAACAACTATTATTTTATTTATTAGTTATTGGTTTTTGGGCAACGTTATCATGTTGGGCAGCTTGGTAAACCGCCTGAGCTACTGCTTTTGATACTTTAGGGTTAAACACAGAAGGAATAATGTGTTCTCGATCTAAATCGGCATCCTCAACTAAAGCAGCGATCGCTTTAGCAGCTTCCAGGTACATATTAGTGGTAATCGCCGAGGCCCGACAATCTAATGCTCCACGAAAAACTCCAGGAAAGGCTAACACATTATTAATCTGATTAGGGTAATCGCTACGCCCTGTAGCCATCACTGCCACGCTATCATAAACTAACTCAGGTTGAATTTCAGGAATGGGATTTGCCATAGCGAAGACAATCGCTTGTTCTGCCATTGTCTGCACTATTTCGGGAGTAATAACTCCTGGCGCACTTACACCTAAAAAGATATCAGCGTCTTTCATGGCATCAGCTAATTTACCACTATCTTGTACGGCAAATTCTCGCTTATTAGCGTTTAAATCAGGACGTTCGGCTGAAATAATACCCTTAGAGTCGCAAATCACAATGTTACTTGCCCCTGCCTTACGTAGAAGTAGAGCGATCGCAATTCCCGCTGCCCCTGCACCATTGATTACAATCTTAACCTCAGCTAAATCTTTACCAATTAATTTAAGCGCATTGTACAAGGCTGCCAAAACTACAATAGCCGTACCGTGCTGATCGTCGTGAAAGACAGGAATATCAAGCTCTTGCCTCAATCTCCGTTCAATTTCAAAACAACGGGGGGCAGCAATATCTTCTAAATTTATGCCTCCAAACACAGGGGCAATCTGTTTCACCGCCTTAATAATTTCTTCGGTATCTTGGGTATCTAAGGCAATGGGAAAAGCATCAAGCCCCGCAAATTCTTTAAATAATAGTGCTTTACCTTCCATGACGGGGAGTGATGCCCCTGCACCCAAGTTACCCAACCCTAAAACAGCACTACCATCGGTAACTACGGCAACTGTATTACTTTTGATGGTTAGTTCGTAAACCTTTTCAGGAGATTCGGCGATCGCTCGGCAGATTCTACCTACTCCTGGAGTATAAGCCATAGCTAAATCTGACTGAGACTTGAGAGGCAGCTTACTTTCAACCCTGATTTTGCCTCCCTGGTGGATCGCAAAAGTGCGATCGCTAAAGCTAATAACTTTAACTTTAGGCAAATTTTTAATTGCCTCAATAATTTTATCCCCTTGTTCGGTACTAGAGGCATCGATCGTTAATTCTCGTTGAGTATATTTGAGATTGCGTTGCAGCAGCACAATATCTCCCAGACTACCGCCTTGGTTAGCGATTGTACTCATAATCGAAGCCAATGCACCAGGACGATTGGGAATTTCGATCTCGATCTTTAGGCTAAAGCTAGCACTGGGGTATAAATCTACCATTATTTATATGTTTATATGTATTGCAGAATAAATCATTGTAAAACGTTTCGCATAATTAACGTAGTAATGGCATTTAAGGGAACTTCTCTGCTAGGGATTTTTGCAACAACACTCGATATACGGGTAGATTTTTCTTTTGCACATATAGCTCTCTTTCGGTTGACACAGGAAAGGGGTTAGTATCTAACCAAGCTGCTGTATGCTGTTGAATTAATAAAGGATGGTTAGCAAAGCGAGCGCGCATTTCCACCGCTACTTCCTCTATATCAGACTGCAAAAATACCTGCCCTCCCTCTGCTAGATAATCAACCAGAATCTTGACTAATTCTGACTGCACTACCCGCCGTTTGTTATGTCGCTTCTTAAACCAGGGATCGGGGAATTGAATTGAGATAGTCTTTAAAACATTGCTTGGCAAAGATGTTAATAACTCTGATGCCGAACTGTTCATGTTGCCAAAAAGATAGTGCAGGTTTGTCAAACCCAACTCATCTCTAGTTTGATTAGCCGCATTGACCAACTGATCGCGAATTTCAATCCCCAAAAAGTTTGTCTGGGGATCTAGCTGTGCCATTGACAACAAGAAGCCACCCCGCGCGCAGCCAATATCTAGATGGAGAGGATAATTGCTTTGAGCAAATATATCTTGCCAATTTGGTATATCTAGCGGCTGCTGAAATTTACGAGCGAGGGGATTAACGTGCTGACGGATACGAATAGGCATACAAAAGAGGGCGTTACTGACTTTAACTGTAGTAAAAGAACTCCAAGATTTAAGAATTAGTATTTATAGAAACTACTGTACCGCTAAAGTCATAAAGATCGCCCTGCAACTGAATGGATGAGCCTATTTTTATTTTTTTACTTCCATCCAAAACAACGCCACTGTCGGTTACCTCAGCATTACTATTGAGAGTCATGATTAAATCTCTAGTAATTATAATTTCAGGGCGTGGATCTGGTAAAGCTTTTACAGATCCGTCTGGCTGAGGTACAGGAGTTGTTCGCGGTAAGGTTTCAGTGTTAACAATTTCTACTTTTCCTGCTGGTTGATTGCGAATAACAATATCAGCTTTTTTTTCTCGCTTAAATTCTGCAACCAAGCCATCAAAATCAGCGACGTTCAAACCCTTGACAAAAACCTTTACTTCAACAGGTTTTTGCTTTGTTTGAGCAACAAGATTTGTAGTTAGGGGCGTACCTGGAAAAAAGAAAACACCGACAAAGACTAGTAAAATTACAGCAGCAGCAGCCAAATCAAGAATGCTTAATTTGCCAAATAATCTTCCTTTAGAATCAATAATACTCATAAATCAACTGTCGGAAATTTCGATGTCCTGAATAATTTCGATTATATTATGTCACTTGTTAGCTATTATTTGTTCAACTTAAATGTTCAAATACTCGCCAATGTATGAAGAAAACAGTAGTTTATTAAATTTTGTCAAAGAAAGAGATGCAGTTTAGTTAGCAAAATCGTTTTCTTTTCTAAAATTTGAGCAAGAAACAAAATCAGGAAATCAAATAATTATGACCCAATCAACAACAAATGATAACCAAGACTTATTTAAAATTTTGGTAGCAGTTGCTTGGATTGATGGAGAAGTTCAAGCCTCAGAAAGAAAGTTTCTGGAGAGAATAGCAGCAGAACAAAATATAGAATCAGCAGCAGTACAAGATTTATTAACCACTCATCAGGCTACTTCTACCGAACAGTGCTATGAACTATTAAAAGCATATCTAGGCTCTAATCCTAATTTAGAAGACTATCAAGAACTACTATCCGCCGTCAGTACCTTGATTTATAGCGATGATGACATTGCTACTGAAGAAGCCTCCTTATTGACTCAAATGCAAAATCTTGACCCAAATAACCCAGCCAACAATTCTACTTTTGATAAAGTAATTGGTAAAATTCAAAAATTATATCGAGCAGGATTATCAGCAGTTTAAACAAGATTCTGGCTATTCTTCATTCCAGATACGTAAATAAAAATATACAAACACAAGGGCAATTATCAATAAAATAGTTGCTGCTGCTGCTGCATAGCCAAACTCGAAGCGGGAAAACGCCTGTTCGTAAATATAATAAACCAATAAATTAGTTGAGTTTAACGGACCACCACCAGTGATAATATAAACCTGCTCAAAACTTTTCAGGGTAAAGATAGCTGTAGTCAAAACGGCAAAAACAATAGTCGGTTTTAAGCCAGGAATGGTAATATATCTAAACTTTGCCCAACCATCAGCACCATCTAATTCCGCAGCTTCATAGTGAGATTGAGGAATAGTCTGTAATCCAGCTAAAAACACTACTAAGTTAAAGCCCAACTGTTTCCAGCTACTTAATAGAATTAAGACAGGCATTGCCCAAAAAGTACTGCTTAACCAGGCAATAGGCTCTAGTCCCCAGTCAATTAAAATATCATTAATTGGGCCATCGGTTTGAAATAGCCAACGAAAGGCTAAACCCACAGCAACTAAAGATGTAATCGAAGGTATAAAATATGCTGCTCTTAAAACTCCCCGTAAAGCTAAAGAGCGATTGAGTAAAACAGCTAATCCCAGAGGAATAATAATTGTCGGCATCAGAGTAGCAACCGTAAAATATGCCGTGTTACCAATTACCTGCCAAAAGTCGGCATCGGTAAACAAACGCAGATAATTACGCACTCCTATCCATTCAACCCCTGATACTGTAAAGCTGCCAGTAGTAAAGCTAAGGTACAGTAGGTAAACAATCGGATAAAACAGGAAAATACCTAATAGAATCAGTGCAGGGGCGAGAAACAGCCCAGCAGCAACCGAATCGCGATCGAGCAAGGTCGAGAAAGAAGTTGATTTAGTCATGTTTGATATTGGATCAACATAGCTGCAATTGTTTTAACTGGATTATCTGGAGATTTAATCTTGACTTTTTGAATCTGAAAATTAGAGTTGTCAATTGATTCTAGTTTTTCTCTGTCTGCTAGAGGACAAGATAAATATTTTGATTCACGCATCAAGGTTAATAAGCGAAAATTTTGATTTGTCTTTTTAGTTGGTAGATTTAGATATTGATAAACTTTCTGGGGGTGTTCAATATGCCACATTCCTCGCATTCTTAGGCTGGTAATTCCTAAAGGATCGACTCGGTTTACTCTTCCTAATTCTTTCGTCGGGCTAAATTCAACTCCAGCAGTTTGATTGATTCCTGCTATTATCCGCACCTTCATATTTTGATAAATTTCATGGCTAGCTGCATAGCAATCTCCATAAACTAACCATAGAGAACTTAATTTTTGTTTGTTGACACAGCCAACAGCGTATAGCAAATCTTTTTCATCCCACTTTTCACAATCTCTACAAGTTCTAGTAATCATAGGACTACTAGAGTACAGTTTTGCTGAAGGATAAGAACTATTTAAGGCAATTTGGGCTGTTTCTGACTGTAACTTTTTAACTTCAATTGCGTCACCAGATTTCAACATAAAATCTGGAGGGTTGTTAGCATTGCCCGCATAAGAAAAAACTTGTTCGTAAACCTCTTGTTTTTTTAGCTCGTTTGCTTCGCGTAGTGTATTAGCAAAAATGTCTTTAATAAATAATTCTAAGGCATCTCCCACGGCGTTTATTTTATTTTGATTTCGATAAAAGTTAACAACGTCTGGAATATCATTGCTGACAATACTGTCTATCGCTCTAAGAATATTTACCATTCAATAATTTAACTAATTAGCTAAAGTAAGGTTTAAATCCAGATTTAATTGACTAGGCTCTTTTTTTTGCTGATTTTTAAAGGCTGGATTCAATAATTGTTCTTTAATTGCTGTAGCCAAAGCCCAACTAAGATTGACAGGGACAGCATTACCAATCATTTTGTAACCTGCATTCAAGTTTTGATAATAAAATATAAAGTCATCAGGAAAAGTTTGAATTCTGGCACACTCTCTTACAGACAAACGATGATAAGGGTAGGGCGAATCAGGATCAAAGATAAATTTATCTCGCGCTACATTAATCATTTTGCTAGCATGGGGATGAATTGGCGCATGACGGCAACTTGCTTGAATTGTAAAAGATGGCTCTTGCCACGATCGCACTCGATTACGGGACATATACATACTGGAAAAGCCACCAGTTGCATATTCAT
This DNA window, taken from Pleurocapsa sp. FMAR1, encodes the following:
- a CDS encoding M15 family metallopeptidase, with product MDEIDIPEAIREESRPKQANFVLSLPLILGVITCLGLVGLLSMFLISLGNKSTPTAVNQPVTKPASPTLKGKNNQQQPTPAAQNISPKNKQTSLQNSSKTGTTAKSSQETLLGHLPYDVAPESELVPITVDDRLKLRPAAAKKFQQMQAAAKADGVNLAAISAFRSTKDQEKLFFKVKEQKAQNATTRAEVSAPPGYSEHHTGYALDIGDANAPATNVEETFANTAAFRWLKQNALKYSFELSFPPNNPQGVNYEPWHWRFVGDRDSLETFYKARN
- a CDS encoding NAD-dependent malic enzyme, which translates into the protein MVDLYPSASFSLKIEIEIPNRPGALASIMSTIANQGGSLGDIVLLQRNLKYTQRELTIDASSTEQGDKIIEAIKNLPKVKVISFSDRTFAIHQGGKIRVESKLPLKSQSDLAMAYTPGVGRICRAIAESPEKVYELTIKSNTVAVVTDGSAVLGLGNLGAGASLPVMEGKALLFKEFAGLDAFPIALDTQDTEEIIKAVKQIAPVFGGINLEDIAAPRCFEIERRLRQELDIPVFHDDQHGTAIVVLAALYNALKLIGKDLAEVKIVINGAGAAGIAIALLLRKAGASNIVICDSKGIISAERPDLNANKREFAVQDSGKLADAMKDADIFLGVSAPGVITPEIVQTMAEQAIVFAMANPIPEIQPELVYDSVAVMATGRSDYPNQINNVLAFPGVFRGALDCRASAITTNMYLEAAKAIAALVEDADLDREHIIPSVFNPKVSKAVAQAVYQAAQHDNVAQKPITNK
- the trmB gene encoding tRNA (guanosine(46)-N7)-methyltransferase TrmB, whose protein sequence is MPIRIRQHVNPLARKFQQPLDIPNWQDIFAQSNYPLHLDIGCARGGFLLSMAQLDPQTNFLGIEIRDQLVNAANQTRDELGLTNLHYLFGNMNSSASELLTSLPSNVLKTISIQFPDPWFKKRHNKRRVVQSELVKILVDYLAEGGQVFLQSDIEEVAVEMRARFANHPLLIQQHTAAWLDTNPFPVSTERELYVQKKNLPVYRVLLQKSLAEKFP
- a CDS encoding DUF4330 domain-containing protein, whose protein sequence is MSIIDSKGRLFGKLSILDLAAAAVILLVFVGVFFFPGTPLTTNLVAQTKQKPVEVKVFVKGLNVADFDGLVAEFKREKKADIVIRNQPAGKVEIVNTETLPRTTPVPQPDGSVKALPDPRPEIIITRDLIMTLNSNAEVTDSGVVLDGSKKIKIGSSIQLQGDLYDFSGTVVSINTNS
- a CDS encoding tellurite resistance TerB family protein, which translates into the protein MTQSTTNDNQDLFKILVAVAWIDGEVQASERKFLERIAAEQNIESAAVQDLLTTHQATSTEQCYELLKAYLGSNPNLEDYQELLSAVSTLIYSDDDIATEEASLLTQMQNLDPNNPANNSTFDKVIGKIQKLYRAGLSAV
- a CDS encoding carbohydrate ABC transporter permease, which produces MTKSTSFSTLLDRDSVAAGLFLAPALILLGIFLFYPIVYLLYLSFTTGSFTVSGVEWIGVRNYLRLFTDADFWQVIGNTAYFTVATLMPTIIIPLGLAVLLNRSLALRGVLRAAYFIPSITSLVAVGLAFRWLFQTDGPINDILIDWGLEPIAWLSSTFWAMPVLILLSSWKQLGFNLVVFLAGLQTIPQSHYEAAELDGADGWAKFRYITIPGLKPTIVFAVLTTAIFTLKSFEQVYIITGGGPLNSTNLLVYYIYEQAFSRFEFGYAAAAATILLIIALVFVYFYLRIWNEE
- a CDS encoding NgoPII family restriction endonuclease, whose amino-acid sequence is MVNILRAIDSIVSNDIPDVVNFYRNQNKINAVGDALELFIKDIFANTLREANELKKQEVYEQVFSYAGNANNPPDFMLKSGDAIEVKKLQSETAQIALNSSYPSAKLYSSSPMITRTCRDCEKWDEKDLLYAVGCVNKQKLSSLWLVYGDCYAASHEIYQNMKVRIIAGINQTAGVEFSPTKELGRVNRVDPLGITSLRMRGMWHIEHPQKVYQYLNLPTKKTNQNFRLLTLMRESKYLSCPLADREKLESIDNSNFQIQKVKIKSPDNPVKTIAAMLIQYQT